A part of Escherichia marmotae genomic DNA contains:
- a CDS encoding formate/nitrite transporter family protein, whose protein sequence is MDNDKIDKHSDELEVESEEKERGKKIEIDEDRLPSRAMAIHEHIRQDGEKELERDAMALLWSAIAAGLSMGASLLAKGIFHVELEGVPGSFLLENLGYTFGFIIVIMARQQLFTENTVTAVLPVMQKPTIGNIGLLMRLWGVVLLGNILGTGIAAWAFEYMPIFNEETRDAFVKIGMDVMKNTPSEMFANAIISGWLIATMVWMFPAAGAAKIVVIILMTWLIALGDTTHIVVGSVEILYLVFNGTLHWSDFIWPFALPTLAGNICGGTFIFALMSHAQIRNDMSNKRKEEARQKAECAETIKKNDKNPV, encoded by the coding sequence ATGGATAACGACAAAATAGATAAACACAGCGACGAACTTGAAGTAGAGAGTGAAGAAAAAGAACGCGGGAAAAAAATAGAAATAGATGAAGACCGACTCCCCTCCAGAGCGATGGCTATTCACGAGCATATCCGCCAGGACGGCGAAAAAGAGCTGGAACGCGACGCAATGGCGCTACTGTGGTCAGCTATTGCTGCGGGCCTGTCGATGGGCGCTTCGCTACTGGCAAAAGGTATATTTCATGTCGAACTGGAAGGTGTACCGGGGAGTTTTTTGCTGGAGAATCTGGGTTATACCTTTGGTTTTATTATCGTCATTATGGCACGCCAGCAATTATTTACTGAGAATACCGTAACTGCGGTACTGCCGGTAATGCAAAAACCGACTATCGGCAACATCGGCTTACTGATGCGGTTATGGGGCGTCGTGTTGCTGGGTAATATTCTTGGAACAGGTATTGCGGCGTGGGCGTTTGAGTATATGCCTATCTTTAATGAAGAAACCCGCGATGCGTTTGTCAAAATCGGCATGGATGTAATGAAAAACACCCCCAGCGAGATGTTTGCCAACGCGATTATCTCCGGCTGGCTGATAGCCACAATGGTATGGATGTTCCCTGCGGCAGGAGCGGCAAAGATTGTGGTAATTATATTAATGACGTGGCTTATCGCCCTGGGTGACACCACTCACATCGTCGTGGGTTCTGTAGAGATCCTCTATCTGGTATTTAACGGCACGCTGCACTGGAGCGATTTCATCTGGCCATTTGCGCTACCTACTCTGGCGGGGAATATTTGCGGCGGCACTTTCATCTTCGCGTTAATGAGCCATGCACAGATCCGCAACGATATGAGTAACAAGCGTAAAGAAGAGGCCCGCCAGAAAGCAGAATGTGCGGAAACTATTAAGAAAAATGATAAAAACCCGGTGTAA
- the mlaA gene encoding phospholipid-binding lipoprotein MlaA, translating to MKLRLSALALGTTLLVGCASSGTDQQGRSDPLEGFNRTMYNFNFNVLDPYVVRPVAVAWRDYVPQPARNGLSNFTGNLEEPAVMVNYFLQGDPYQGMVHFTRFFLNTILGMGGFIDVAGMANPKLQRTEPHRFGSTLGHYGVGYGPYVQLPFYGSFTLRDDGGDMADALYPVLSWLTWPMSVGKWTLEGIETRAQLLDSDGLLRQSSDPYIMVREAYFQRHDFIANGGELKPQENPNAQAIQDDLKDIDSE from the coding sequence ATGAAGCTTCGCCTGTCGGCGCTTGCTCTGGGAACTACGCTTCTGGTGGGGTGTGCGAGTTCCGGTACAGATCAGCAAGGGCGTTCAGACCCGTTAGAAGGGTTCAACCGCACCATGTACAATTTTAACTTCAATGTGTTAGACCCGTATGTGGTTCGACCGGTAGCTGTCGCCTGGCGTGATTATGTTCCGCAACCGGCGCGTAACGGTTTGAGCAATTTTACCGGCAACCTTGAAGAACCTGCGGTGATGGTTAACTATTTCCTGCAGGGCGACCCTTATCAGGGGATGGTTCACTTTACCCGCTTTTTCCTGAACACCATTTTGGGGATGGGCGGCTTTATTGATGTTGCGGGGATGGCGAATCCGAAACTGCAACGTACTGAACCTCACCGTTTTGGTAGTACGCTCGGTCACTATGGCGTGGGCTATGGGCCGTATGTTCAGTTACCGTTCTACGGTAGTTTCACGCTGCGTGATGACGGCGGTGATATGGCAGATGCTCTTTACCCGGTACTTTCCTGGTTGACCTGGCCGATGTCTGTGGGTAAATGGACGCTTGAAGGGATCGAAACCCGTGCGCAGTTACTGGATTCCGACGGTCTGCTTCGTCAGTCGTCCGATCCTTATATTATGGTTCGCGAGGCTTACTTCCAGCGTCATGATTTCATCGCCAATGGCGGCGAACTCAAACCGCAGGAAAACCCGAACGCGCAAGCGATTCAGGATGATTTAAAAGATATCGATTCTGAATAA
- the fadL gene encoding long-chain fatty acid transporter FadL, translated as MSQKTLFTKSALAVAVALISTQAWSAGFQLNEFSSSGLGRAYSGEGAIADDAGNVSRNPALITMFDRPTFSAGAVYIDPDVNISGTSPSGRSLDADNIAPTAWVPNAHFVAPINDQFGWGASITSNYGLATEFNDTYAGGSVGGTTDLETVNMNLSGAYRLNNAWSFGLGLNAVYARAKIERFAGDLGQLVAGQIMQSPAGRTPQGQALAAAANDIESNTKIAHLNGNQWGFGWNAGILYELDKNNRYALTYRSEVKIDFKGNYSSDLPIGLNNYNLGLPGATGGATQSGYLTLNLPEMWEVSGYNRVDPQWAIHYSLAYTSWSQFQQLKATSTGGDTLFQKHEGFKDAYRIALGTTYYYDDNWTFRTGIAFDDSPVPAQNRSISIPDQDRFWLSAGTTYAFNKDASVDVGVSYMHGQSVKINEGPYQFESEGKAWLFGTNFNYAF; from the coding sequence ATGAGCCAGAAAACCCTGTTTACAAAGTCTGCTCTCGCAGTCGCAGTGGCACTTATCTCCACCCAGGCCTGGTCGGCAGGCTTTCAGTTAAACGAATTTTCTTCCTCTGGCCTGGGTCGGGCTTATTCAGGGGAAGGCGCTATTGCCGATGATGCTGGTAATGTCAGCCGTAACCCCGCGTTGATTACCATGTTTGACCGCCCGACTTTTTCTGCGGGTGCGGTTTATATTGATCCGGATGTGAATATCAGCGGAACTTCTCCGTCTGGTCGTAGCCTCGACGCGGATAACATCGCACCTACAGCATGGGTTCCGAACGCACACTTTGTTGCGCCGATTAACGACCAATTTGGTTGGGGGGCTTCCATTACCTCTAACTATGGTCTGGCGACAGAGTTTAATGACACTTATGCAGGCGGTTCTGTCGGTGGTACAACCGACCTCGAAACCGTGAATATGAATTTAAGCGGTGCCTACCGCTTAAACAACGCCTGGAGTTTCGGTCTTGGTCTTAACGCCGTCTATGCTCGTGCAAAAATTGAACGTTTTGCAGGTGATCTGGGGCAACTGGTTGCTGGTCAGATTATGCAATCTCCCGCCGGACGGACACCACAGGGACAAGCGCTGGCTGCAGCCGCTAATGATATTGAAAGTAACACCAAAATTGCTCATCTGAACGGCAACCAGTGGGGCTTTGGCTGGAACGCCGGGATCCTGTATGAACTGGATAAAAACAACCGCTACGCGTTGACCTACCGTTCTGAGGTAAAAATTGACTTCAAAGGTAACTACAGCAGCGACTTGCCAATTGGCCTGAATAACTACAATCTCGGTTTGCCTGGTGCTACAGGTGGCGCAACGCAGTCGGGTTATCTGACGCTGAACCTGCCTGAAATGTGGGAAGTGTCTGGTTATAACCGTGTTGATCCGCAGTGGGCGATTCACTATAGCCTGGCTTACACCAGTTGGAGTCAGTTCCAACAACTGAAAGCAACCTCAACCGGTGGCGACACGCTGTTCCAGAAACATGAAGGCTTTAAAGATGCTTACCGCATCGCGTTGGGTACAACTTATTACTACGATGATAACTGGACCTTCCGTACCGGCATTGCCTTCGATGACAGCCCAGTTCCGGCACAGAACCGTTCTATCTCCATTCCGGATCAGGACCGTTTCTGGCTGAGCGCAGGTACTACTTACGCATTTAATAAAGATGCTTCTGTAGATGTCGGCGTCTCTTATATGCACGGTCAGAGCGTGAAGATCAACGAAGGTCCATATCAATTCGAGTCTGAAGGTAAAGCCTGGCTGTTCGGGACTAACTTTAACTACGCGTTCTAA
- a CDS encoding YfcZ/YiiS family protein: protein MSKCSADETPVCCCMDVGTIMDNSDCTASYSRVFANRAEAEQTLAALTEKARSVESEPCKITPTFTEESDGVRLDIDFTFACEAEMLIFQLGLR from the coding sequence ATGAGTAAATGTAGTGCTGATGAAACCCCGGTTTGCTGCTGTATGGATGTTGGCACCATTATGGACAACTCCGATTGCACCGCGTCTTACAGCCGCGTGTTTGCAAACCGCGCAGAAGCAGAACAAACGCTGGCGGCGCTGACTGAAAAAGCCCGTAGCGTAGAATCCGAACCATGCAAAATCACCCCGACTTTCACTGAAGAGTCTGACGGTGTTCGCCTGGATATTGATTTCACTTTTGCCTGCGAAGCTGAAATGCTGATTTTCCAGTTGGGTCTGCGTTAA
- the fadI gene encoding acetyl-CoA C-acyltransferase FadI encodes MGQVLPLVTRQGDRIAIVSGLRTPFARQATAFHGIPAVDLGKMVVGELLARSEIPAEVIEQLVFGRVVQMPEAPNIAREIVLGTGMNVHTDAYSVSRACATSFQAVANVAESLMAGTIRAGIAGGADSSSVLPIGVSKKLARVLVDVNKARTLSQRLKLFSSLRLRDLMPVPPAVAEYSTGLRMGDTAEQMAKTYGITREQQDALAHRSHQRAAQAWSEGKLKEEVMTAFIPPYKQPLAEDNNIRGNSTLADYAKLRPAFDRKHGTVTAANSTPLTDGAAAVILMTESRAKELGLVPLGYLRSYAFTAIDVWQDMLLGPAWSTPLALERAGLTMADLTLIDMHEAFAAQTLANIQLLGSERFARDVLGRAHATGEVDDSKFNVLGGSIAYGHPFAATGARMITQTLHELRRRGGGFGLVTACAAGGLGAAMVLEAE; translated from the coding sequence ATGGGTCAGGTTTTACCGCTGGTTACCCGCCAGGGCGATCGCATCGCCATCGTTAGCGGGTTACGTACGCCTTTTGCTCGCCAGGCAACGGCTTTTCATGGCATTCCCGCTGTTGATTTGGGGAAGATGGTCGTCGGTGAGCTGCTGGCACGTAGTGAGATCCCCGCCGAAGTGATTGAACAACTGGTCTTTGGTCGGGTTGTGCAAATGCCAGAGGCTCCCAATATTGCGCGTGAAATTGTTCTTGGCACTGGAATGAACGTCCATACCGACGCATACAGCGTCAGCCGAGCTTGCGCTACCAGTTTCCAGGCGGTTGCGAACGTGGCCGAAAGCCTGATGGCGGGAACCATCCGCGCCGGTATTGCTGGCGGGGCCGATTCCTCTTCGGTATTGCCAATTGGCGTCAGTAAAAAACTGGCGCGCGTGTTGGTTGATGTCAACAAAGCCCGCACGCTGAGCCAGCGTCTTAAACTCTTCTCCAGCTTGCGTTTGCGTGACTTAATGCCTGTTCCGCCTGCGGTAGCGGAATATTCCACCGGTTTGCGAATGGGCGATACCGCCGAACAAATGGCGAAAACCTACGGTATCACCCGCGAACAGCAAGATGCACTGGCGCACCGTTCGCACCAGCGTGCTGCCCAGGCATGGTCAGAAGGCAAACTCAAAGAAGAGGTGATGACCGCCTTTATCCCTCCTTATAAACAACCCCTCGCGGAAGACAACAATATTCGCGGTAATTCCACGCTTGCTGATTACGCAAAACTGCGTCCGGCATTTGACCGTAAACACGGAACGGTAACTGCGGCGAACAGTACGCCTCTGACCGATGGCGCGGCGGCAGTGATCCTGATGACCGAATCGCGAGCGAAAGAATTAGGGCTGGTGCCGCTGGGATATCTGCGCAGTTACGCGTTTACCGCTATTGATGTCTGGCAGGACATGTTGCTCGGTCCGGCCTGGTCAACGCCGCTGGCGCTGGAGAGAGCAGGCCTGACGATGGCCGATCTGACATTGATTGATATGCATGAAGCATTTGCCGCCCAGACGCTGGCAAATATTCAGTTGCTGGGTAGCGAACGTTTTGCCCGCGATGTGCTGGGGCGTGCACATGCCACTGGCGAAGTGGACGATAGCAAATTTAACGTGCTTGGCGGTTCCATTGCTTATGGTCATCCCTTCGCGGCAACCGGCGCGCGGATGATTACCCAGACATTACACGAACTTCGCCGTCGCGGCGGTGGATTTGGTTTAGTGACCGCCTGTGCCGCAGGTGGACTTGGTGCGGCAATGGTTCTGGAGGCGGAATAA
- the fadJ gene encoding fatty acid oxidation complex subunit alpha FadJ, with protein sequence MEMVSAFTLNVRLDNIAVITIDVPGERMNTLKAEFASQVRAIIKQLRENKELRGVVFISAKPDNFIAGADINMIGNCKTAQEAEALARQGQQLMAEIHALPVPVIAAIHGACLGGGLELALACHGRICTDDSKTVLGLPEVQLGLLPGSGGTQRLPRLIGVSTALEMILTGKQLRAKQALKLGLVDDVVPHSILLEAAVELAKQERTVSRTLPIRERVMAGPLGRALLFKMAGKKTEQKTQGNYPATERILEVIETGLAQGSSSGYDAEARAFGELAMTSQSQALRNIFFASTDVKKDPGSDVAPAPLNSVGILGGGLMGGGIAYVTAGKAGLPVRIKDINAQGINHALKYSWDQLEGKVRRRHIKASERDKQLALISGSMDYHGFSHRDLIIEAVFENLELKQQMVAEVEQNCAPHTIFASNTSSLQISDIAAHASRPGQVIGLHFFSPVEKMPLVEIIPHAGTSAQTLATTVKLAKKQGKTPIVVQDKAGFYVNRILAPYINEAIRMLTEGERVEHIDAALVKFGFPVGPIQLLDEVGIDTGTKIIPVLEATYGERFSAPANVVSSILNDDRKGRKNGRGFYLYRQKGRKSKKQVDPAIYPLIGAQGQGRLSAPQVAERCVMLMLNEAVRCLDEQVIRSVRDGDIGAVFGIGFPPFLGGPFRYIDSLGAGEVVAIMQRLAAQYGSRFTPCERLLEMSEHGESFWKTTATDLQ encoded by the coding sequence ATGGAAATGGTATCGGCTTTTACCCTAAATGTACGTCTGGACAATATTGCCGTCATCACCATTGACGTTCCCGGCGAAAGAATGAATACCCTGAAGGCAGAGTTTGCCTCGCAGGTGCGCGCCATTATTAAACAACTCCGCGAAAATAAAGAACTTCGAGGCGTAGTGTTTATCTCCGCTAAACCGGACAACTTTATTGCCGGTGCAGACATCAACATGATTGGCAACTGCAAAACCGCGCAAGAAGCGGAAGCACTGGCGCGGCAGGGCCAACAGTTGATGGCGGAAATTCATGCTTTGCCAGTTCCTGTTATTGCCGCCATTCACGGCGCTTGCCTGGGCGGTGGTCTGGAGCTGGCACTGGCGTGCCACGGTCGTATCTGTACAGACGACTCTAAAACCGTGCTCGGCTTGCCGGAAGTACAACTTGGGTTGTTACCTGGTTCAGGCGGCACCCAGCGTTTACCGCGCCTGATCGGCGTCAGCACAGCACTAGAGATGATCCTCACTGGCAAGCAACTACGGGCAAAGCAGGCGTTAAAGCTGGGGCTGGTGGATGACGTCGTTCCGCATTCTATTTTACTGGAAGCCGCTGTAGAGCTGGCGAAGCAGGAGCGTACAGTTTCTCGGACTCTCCCGATTCGTGAACGAGTGATGGCCGGGCCATTAGGTCGTGCGCTGTTATTCAAAATGGCAGGCAAGAAAACAGAACAGAAAACCCAGGGCAACTACCCGGCGACAGAACGCATTCTTGAGGTTATCGAAACAGGATTAGCGCAGGGCTCCAGTAGCGGTTATGACGCTGAAGCACGGGCCTTTGGCGAACTGGCAATGACATCGCAATCACAGGCTCTGCGTAATATCTTTTTTGCCAGTACCGACGTGAAGAAAGATCCTGGCAGCGATGTTGCCCCCGCCCCATTAAATAGCGTGGGGATATTAGGTGGTGGCTTGATGGGCGGTGGTATTGCTTACGTTACAGCCGGTAAAGCGGGGCTACCTGTAAGAATTAAAGATATCAACGCCCAGGGCATAAATCATGCTTTGAAATACAGTTGGGATCAGTTGGAGGGGAAAGTGCGCCGCCGGCATATCAAAGCCAGTGAACGCGACAAACAATTGGCGCTGATTTCAGGTTCTATGGATTATCACGGTTTTTCCCATCGCGATCTGATTATTGAAGCAGTGTTTGAAAATCTCGAATTAAAACAACAGATGGTGGCGGAAGTGGAGCAAAACTGCGCCCCTCATACAATTTTTGCCTCCAATACCTCATCTTTACAGATTAGCGATATTGCCGCTCACGCCTCACGACCAGGGCAGGTTATCGGCCTGCATTTCTTCAGCCCGGTAGAAAAAATGCCGCTGGTAGAAATCATTCCTCACGCCGGGACATCGGCGCAAACCCTCGCCACCACGGTAAAACTGGCGAAAAAACAGGGCAAAACGCCAATCGTGGTGCAGGATAAAGCCGGATTTTACGTTAATCGCATTCTGGCACCTTACATTAATGAAGCTATCCGCATGTTGACCGAAGGTGAGCGTGTTGAGCACATTGATGCCGCACTGGTTAAATTTGGTTTTCCGGTGGGACCAATCCAACTTTTGGATGAGGTAGGAATCGACACAGGGACTAAAATTATTCCTGTACTGGAAGCAACTTATGGAGAACGTTTTAGTGCGCCTGCAAATGTTGTTTCTTCAATTTTGAACGACGATCGTAAAGGTAGAAAAAATGGCCGGGGTTTCTATCTTTACCGCCAAAAAGGGCGTAAAAGCAAAAAACAGGTTGATCCCGCCATTTACCCGTTGATTGGCGCGCAAGGGCAGGGGCGACTGTCCGCACCGCAGGTTGCTGAACGGTGTGTGATGTTGATGCTGAATGAAGCAGTACGTTGTCTGGACGAGCAGGTTATCCGTAGCGTGCGAGACGGGGATATTGGCGCAGTATTTGGAATTGGTTTTCCGCCATTTCTCGGTGGTCCGTTCCGCTATATCGATTCTCTCGGCGCGGGCGAAGTGGTTGCAATAATGCAACGACTGGCCGCGCAATATGGTTCCCGTTTTACCCCTTGCGAGCGTTTACTTGAGATGAGTGAGCATGGGGAAAGTTTTTGGAAAACAACTGCAACTGACCTGCAATAA
- the sixA gene encoding phosphohistidine phosphatase SixA, translated as MQVFIMRHGDAALDAASDSVRPLTTNGCDESRLMANWLKGQKVEVERVLVSPFLRAEQTLDVVGDCMELPSSVEVLPELTPCGDVGLVSAYLQALTNEGVGSVLVISHLPLVGYLVAELCPGETPPMFTTSAIASVTLDESGKGEFNWQMSPCNLKMAKAI; from the coding sequence ATGCAAGTTTTTATCATGCGTCACGGCGACGCAGCCCTCGATGCCGCCAGTGATTCGGTTCGTCCTCTGACCACTAACGGTTGTGACGAATCTCGCCTGATGGCGAACTGGCTGAAAGGTCAAAAAGTGGAAGTCGAACGTGTTCTGGTGAGCCCGTTCCTGCGAGCCGAGCAAACTCTGGATGTCGTAGGTGATTGTATGGAACTGCCATCCAGTGTCGAAGTTCTGCCAGAATTGACGCCCTGCGGCGATGTCGGTCTGGTTAGTGCTTATCTTCAGGCATTGACCAACGAGGGAGTCGGGTCGGTACTGGTTATCTCTCACTTACCCTTAGTCGGTTATCTGGTAGCCGAGTTATGTCCGGGCGAAACGCCGCCTATGTTTACCACTTCAGCTATTGCCAGCGTAACGCTTGATGAAAGCGGAAAAGGCGAATTTAACTGGCAGATGAGCCCGTGTAATTTGAAAATGGCAAAAGCGATATAA
- the smrB gene encoding endonuclease SmrB: protein MKKKTTLSEEDQALFRQLMAGTRKIKQDTIVHRPQRKKVSEVPVKRLIQEQADASHYFSDEFQPLLNTEGPVKYVRPDVSHFEAKKLRRGDYSPELFLDLHGLTQLQAKQELGALIAACRREHVFCACVMHGHGKHILKQQTPLWLAQHPHVMAFHQAPKEYGGDAALLVLIEVEEWLPPELP from the coding sequence ATGAAAAAGAAAACAACTCTCAGCGAGGAGGATCAGGCCCTGTTTCGCCAGTTGATGGCGGGTACTCGCAAGATTAAGCAGGACACGATTGTCCATCGACCACAACGAAAAAAAGTCAGCGAAGTGCCGGTCAAGCGGTTGATTCAGGAGCAGGCTGATGCCAGCCATTATTTCTCTGATGAATTTCAGCCGTTATTAAATACCGAAGGCCCGGTTAAATATGTCCGCCCGGATGTCAGTCATTTTGAGGCGAAGAAACTGCGACGCGGTGATTATTCGCCGGAGTTGTTTCTTGATTTGCACGGCCTGACGCAGCTACAAGCCAAACAGGAACTGGGCGCATTAATTGCCGCCTGTCGCCGTGAACATGTGTTTTGCGCCTGTGTGATGCATGGGCACGGTAAGCATATTTTGAAGCAACAAACACCACTGTGGCTGGCACAGCATCCGCATGTGATGGCATTTCACCAGGCACCAAAAGAGTACGGCGGCGACGCGGCGTTATTGGTATTGATTGAAGTGGAAGAGTGGCTGCCGCCAGAACTTCCCTGA
- the prmB gene encoding 50S ribosomal protein L3 N(5)-glutamine methyltransferase, whose amino-acid sequence MDKIFVDEAVNELQTIQDMLRWSVSRFSAANIWYGHGTDNPWDEAVQLVLPSLYLPLDIPEDMRNARLTSSEKHRIVERVIRRVNERVPVAYLTNKAWFCGHEFYVDERVLVPRSPIGELINNKFAGLISKQPQHILDMCTGSGCIAIACAYAFPEAEVDAVDISPDALAVAEQNIEEHGLIHNVIPIRSDLFRDLPKVQYDLIVTNPPYVDAEDMSDLPNEYRHEPELGLASGTDGLKLTRRILGNAADYLADDGVLICEVGNSMVHLMEQYPDVPFTWLEFDNGGDGVFMLTKAQLIAAREHFGIYKD is encoded by the coding sequence GTGGATAAAATTTTCGTTGATGAAGCAGTAAATGAACTGCAAACCATTCAGGACATGTTGCGCTGGTCGGTTAGCCGCTTCAGCGCGGCAAATATCTGGTACGGTCATGGCACCGACAACCCGTGGGACGAAGCGGTGCAACTGGTATTGCCGTCGCTCTACCTGCCGCTGGATATTCCGGAAGATATGCGCAACGCCCGTCTGACCTCCAGCGAAAAACACCGTATTGTTGAGCGCGTGATCCGCCGCGTCAACGAGCGCGTTCCGGTTGCCTATCTGACCAACAAAGCCTGGTTCTGCGGCCATGAATTTTACGTCGATGAACGCGTGCTGGTGCCGCGTTCACCGATTGGTGAACTGATCAACAATAAATTTGCCGGACTTATCAGCAAGCAACCGCAACATATTCTGGATATGTGTACCGGTAGTGGCTGCATTGCTATTGCCTGCGCTTATGCCTTCCCGGAAGCGGAAGTCGACGCGGTGGACATCTCTCCCGACGCGCTGGCGGTAGCCGAACAGAACATTGAAGAACATGGTCTGATCCACAACGTCATACCGATTCGTTCCGATCTGTTCCGTGATTTGCCGAAAGTGCAGTACGACCTGATCGTCACCAACCCGCCGTATGTCGATGCGGAAGATATGTCCGACCTGCCAAACGAATACCGTCACGAGCCGGAGCTGGGGCTGGCGTCTGGCACTGATGGCCTGAAACTGACACGTCGCATTCTCGGCAACGCGGCGGATTATCTTGCTGATGATGGTGTACTGATTTGTGAAGTCGGCAACAGCATGGTACATCTGATGGAACAATATCCGGATGTTCCGTTCACCTGGCTGGAGTTTGATAACGGTGGCGATGGTGTGTTTATGCTCACCAAAGCGCAGCTTATTGCGGCACGAGAACATTTTGGTATTTATAAAGATTAA
- the aroC gene encoding chorismate synthase codes for MAGNTIGQLFRVTTFGESHGLALGCIVDGVPPGIPLTEADLQHDLDRRRPGTSRYTTQRREPDQVKILSGVFEGVTSGTSIGLLIENTDQRSQDYSAIKDVFRPGHADYTYEQKYGLRDYRGGGRSSARETAMRVAAGAIAKKYLAGKFGIEIRGCLSQMGDIPLEIKDWSQVEQNPFFCPDPDKIDALDELMRALKKEGDSIGAKVTVVASGVPAGLGEPVFDRLDADIAHALMSINAVKGVEIGDGFDVVALRGSQNRDEITKEGFQSDHAGGILGGISSGQQIIAHMALKPTSSITVPGRTINRFGEEVEMITKGRHDPCVGIRAVPIAEAMLAIVLMDHLLRQRAQNADVKTDIPRW; via the coding sequence ATGGCTGGAAACACAATTGGACAACTCTTTCGCGTAACCACCTTCGGTGAATCGCACGGGCTTGCGCTCGGTTGCATCGTCGATGGTGTTCCGCCAGGCATCCCGCTGACGGAAGCAGACCTGCAACACGATCTCGACCGGCGTCGCCCGGGGACATCGCGCTATACCACCCAGCGTCGTGAACCGGATCAGGTCAAAATTCTTTCCGGCGTTTTTGAAGGTGTCACCAGCGGCACCAGTATTGGCTTGTTGATCGAAAACACCGACCAGCGCTCTCAAGATTACAGCGCAATTAAAGACGTTTTCCGTCCGGGTCATGCCGATTACACCTACGAACAAAAATACGGCCTGCGCGATTATCGCGGCGGCGGACGTTCTTCCGCCCGTGAAACCGCCATGCGCGTTGCGGCTGGAGCAATTGCTAAAAAATATCTCGCCGGAAAATTTGGCATCGAAATTCGCGGCTGCCTGAGCCAGATGGGCGACATTCCACTGGAAATCAAAGACTGGTCGCAAGTTGAACAAAATCCGTTCTTCTGCCCGGACCCGGATAAAATCGACGCGTTAGATGAGTTGATGCGCGCGCTGAAAAAAGAGGGCGACTCCATCGGTGCGAAAGTGACTGTTGTTGCCAGTGGCGTACCCGCCGGACTTGGCGAACCGGTATTTGATCGCCTGGATGCTGACATCGCCCACGCGTTGATGAGCATTAATGCGGTGAAAGGCGTGGAAATTGGCGACGGTTTTGACGTGGTGGCGCTGCGTGGCAGCCAAAACCGTGACGAAATCACCAAAGAAGGTTTTCAGAGCGACCATGCGGGCGGTATTCTCGGTGGTATCAGCAGCGGGCAGCAAATCATTGCCCATATGGCGCTAAAACCGACCTCCAGCATTACCGTGCCTGGGCGTACAATTAACCGCTTTGGCGAAGAAGTTGAGATGATCACCAAAGGCCGTCACGATCCTTGTGTCGGGATCCGCGCGGTGCCGATCGCTGAAGCGATGCTGGCAATCGTTTTGATGGATCACCTGTTACGACAACGGGCGCAAAATGCCGATGTGAAGACTGATATTCCACGCTGGTAA